A genomic stretch from Lathyrus oleraceus cultivar Zhongwan6 chromosome 2, CAAS_Psat_ZW6_1.0, whole genome shotgun sequence includes:
- the LOC127117579 gene encoding probable L-type lectin-domain containing receptor kinase S.7: MHPFKPTLFTLFSTFILAAASGNIQLDFPYFTTTNITFTGDSSLTNRIISLTKPTTFSTGAILYKNPVSLFDKQTNTTSSFSTTFSFSITNPNNPTSFGDGICFFLSPNNLSSTSSPSPSFSPFGLPTNFVAVEFDTRFDPRFNDPNENHIGFNIDTLNSLRTVDPIFNGIDLKSGNTITSWIDYKTDQNSLSVFLSYSGTTKPLEPILFVNVDLSEYFRDNEDVYVGFSASAEKSTELHQIESWSFYTIGFEPARPRLHSHNVSDNSVIGNAINGNGHISRSSNSKKRFGFGFGFAVAGPVFFCVVFSLLGYYSFLRWKVMKKKLLKDFEPGFVACPREFDYKELKSATREFHPSRIVGHGSFGTVYKAFFISSGTIAAVKRSRHSHEGKTEFLSELSIIAGLRHKNLVQLLGWCVEKGELLLVYDFMPNGSLDKMLYKEPERGKLLNWSNRFNIVVGLASVLVYLHQECEQRVIHRDIKTGNVLLDGNFNARLGDFGLAKLMDHDKSPVSTLTAGTMGYLAPEYLQYGKATDKTDVFSYGVVVLEVACGRRPIEREGQKMVNLVDWVWGLYSEGKIIETVDKRLNGEFEVEEMKKLLMLGLSCANPDSAERPTMRRVLQILNNEAVPFALPKVKPTLTFSSDLPLSIDEIVSDEDGDGCEEFNTSQSMCEIKID; the protein is encoded by the coding sequence ATGCACCCCTTCAAACCAACCCTCTTTACTCTCTTCTCCACCTTCATCCTCGCCGCCGCCTCCGGTAACATCCAACTAGACTTCCCTTATTTCACCACCACAAACATCACCTTCACCGGCGATTCCTCTCTCACAAACCGCATCATTTCACTAACAAAACCCACCACATTCAGCACCGGTGCAATCCTTTACAAAAACCCAGTTTCTCTCTTTGACAAACAAACAAACACCACGTCTTCATTCTCAACAACCTTCTCTTTCTCCATCACAAACCCCAATAACCCCACTTCCTTCGGTGATGGCATCTGTTTCTTCCTCTCCCCCAATAATCTCTCATCAACATCTTCCCCATCTCCTTCTTTTTCTCCTTTTGGCCTTCCTACAAACTTCGTTGCCGTTGAATTCGATACTCGGTTCGACCCCCGTTTCAATGACCCTAACGAGAATCATATCGGTTTCAATATTGATACTTTGAACTCTCTGCGAACTGTTGACCCTATTTTCAATGGAATTGATCTCAAGAGTGGCAACACTATCACTTCTTGGATTGATTACAAGACTGATCAAAATTCTCTTTCTGTTTTCTTGAGCTATTCCGGTACTACTAAGCCACTTGAACCTATTCTCTTTGTAAATGTTGATCTTTCAGAATATTTTAGAGATAATGAAGATGTTTACGTTGGTTTCTCGGCTTCTGCTGAAAAAAGTACTGAACTTCATCAAATTGAAAGTTGGAGTTTCTACACTATTGGGTTTGAACCTGCGAGACCTCGGTTGCATAGTCACAATGTTTCCGATAATTCTGTTATCGGGAATGCGATAAACGGTAACGGTCACATATCGCGTTCTTCTAATTCGAAGAAGAGATTTGGTTTTGGTTTTGGTTTCGCTGTTGCAGGTCCTGTTTTTTTCTGTGTTGTTTTTTCTTTGTTGGGGTATTATTCGTTTTTGAGATGGAAGGTGATGAAGAAAAAGTTGTTGAAGGATTTCGAACCCGGGTTTGTTGCTTGTCCTAGAGAGTTTGATTACAAAGAATTGAAATCTGCTACAAGGGAGTTTCATCCTAGTAGAATTGTTGGCCACGGTTCGTTTGGTACTGTGTATAAAGCGTTCTTCATATCTTCTGGAACCATAGCTGCAGTGAAGCGATCGAGGCATTCTCACGAAGGGAAGACCGAGTTTCTGTCTGAATTGTCCATTATTGCTGGCTTAAGGCACAAGAATTTGGTTCAGTTGTTGGGTTGGTGTGTTGAGAAAGGTGAGCTGCTTCTTGTTTATGATTTCATGCCTAATGGAAGCTTAGACAAGATGCTGTACAAAGAACCTGAAAGGGGGAAGTTGTTGAATTGGTCTAATAGGTTTAACATTGTTGTTGGTTTAGCTTCTGTTTTGGTTTATCTTCATCAAGAATGTGAGCAAAGAGTGATTCATAGAGACATCAAAACCGGGAATGTTTTGCTGGACGGGAATTTCAATGCTAGGTTGGGTGATTTCGGATTAGCGAAACTGATGGATCATGATAAGAGTCCTGTTTCAACTTTAACTGCCGGAACAATGGGATACCTGGCACCCGAATATCTTCAATATGGTAAAGCCACTGATAAAACCGACGTTTTCAGCTACGGTGTTGTTGTACTTGAAGTTGCTTGTGGGAGAAGGCCTATCGAAAGAGAGGGTCAAAAGATGGTTAACTTGGTGGATTGGGTTTGGGGATTGTATTCGGAAGGGAAGATAATCGAGACTGTTGATAAGAGGTTGAATGGTGAGTTTGAGGTTGAGGAAATGAAGAAGCTTTTGATGTTGGGTTTGAGTTGTGCTAATCCTGATAGTGCTGAGAGACCTACTATGAGAAGAGTATTGCAGATTCTTAACAATGAAGCTGTGCCATTTGCTTTGCCAAAAGTGAAACCAACCTTAACTTTCTCATCTGATTTGCCATTGTCTATTGATGAGATTGTTTCTGATGAGGATGGTGATGGTTGTGAAGAGTTCAATACTAGCCAGTCTATGTGTGAGATTAAAATTGATTGA